One window of Solwaraspora sp. WMMA2056 genomic DNA carries:
- a CDS encoding TIGR03618 family F420-dependent PPOX class oxidoreductase has protein sequence MARPPLPQDMVEMLGRPNPAVMGTVSPRDSAPVTVATWYLWDDGRVLLNLDGRRRRLAHLRTDPRVSLTVLDGDSWYRHVSLHGTVELMPDPELTDIDRLARHYTGDRYADREHPRVSAWLTVSTYHSWGFDKALGD, from the coding sequence ATGGCCAGACCCCCGCTGCCGCAGGACATGGTCGAGATGCTGGGCCGGCCCAATCCGGCGGTGATGGGCACGGTGAGCCCGCGCGACAGCGCGCCGGTGACCGTCGCCACCTGGTACCTCTGGGACGACGGCCGGGTGCTGCTGAACCTCGACGGCCGGCGCAGACGGCTGGCGCATCTGCGGACCGACCCCCGGGTGTCGCTGACCGTGCTCGACGGCGACTCCTGGTACCGGCACGTGAGTCTGCACGGCACGGTGGAGCTGATGCCCGACCCGGAGCTGACCGACATCGACCGGCTGGCCCGGCACTACACCGGGGACCGCTACGCCGACCGGGAGCATCCCCGGGTGTCGGCGTGGCTGACGGTCTCGACCTACCACTCCTGGGGCTTCGACAAGGCGCTCGGCGACTGA
- a CDS encoding DUF4956 domain-containing protein — protein sequence MEITFQDLSSTFSLGDIAASLALSFVLSAIIGWVYRATHRNVSYSQSYVQTLVILGMLISLIMLVVGSNIARAFALVGALSVVRFRNAIKETRDVGFIFLVMGIGMACGTRFYLLAVVATIAICLIIGVMSRFNWFALNVQRQVVKVQVPPDGDHTQGIQDVLLRLTSEFELVSMESIRGGALTELMYTVRLKKGSEPGELISALGELTGGQRVTVLTGYDQTDL from the coding sequence ATGGAAATCACCTTCCAGGACCTGTCCAGCACGTTCAGCCTCGGCGACATCGCCGCCTCGCTGGCACTGTCCTTCGTGCTCAGCGCGATCATCGGATGGGTCTACCGGGCCACCCACCGCAACGTGTCGTACAGCCAGTCGTACGTGCAGACCCTGGTCATCCTCGGCATGCTGATCTCGTTGATCATGCTGGTCGTCGGCTCCAACATCGCCCGCGCGTTCGCGCTGGTCGGCGCGCTGTCGGTGGTCCGCTTCCGCAACGCGATCAAGGAAACCCGTGACGTCGGCTTCATCTTCCTGGTGATGGGCATCGGGATGGCCTGCGGCACCCGGTTCTACCTGCTCGCGGTGGTCGCGACGATCGCCATCTGCCTGATCATCGGGGTGATGTCCCGCTTCAACTGGTTCGCGCTCAACGTGCAACGCCAGGTGGTCAAGGTGCAGGTACCGCCGGACGGCGACCACACCCAGGGGATCCAGGACGTGCTGCTGCGGCTGACTTCCGAGTTCGAGCTGGTCAGCATGGAGTCGATCCGGGGTGGAGCGTTGACCGAGTTGATGTACACGGTCCGGCTGAAGAAGGGATCCGAGCCCGGTGAGCTGATCTCGGCGCTAGGCGAGCTGACCGGCGGGCAGCGGGTCACCGTGCTCACCGGCTACGACCAGACGGACCTTTGA
- a CDS encoding CotH kinase family protein codes for MARRRLRHRIPVRVRHNYRLLASCATFLLVITVVLGSTRVRPYVTSAADAATDVVTVDIAGTVDLFDSTVAHEITLVFADADYQRMLDAYFDDGEKEYLEADLVVDGTTIPSVGIRLKGNSTLGGLTRDGETAQRGGGQFGGGQGQPAGGGQPDGAAQGGGRQFGGGQGTGMASLAAEEPEGLPWLISFDEFVDGRRYQGLQEIAVRVGGMGGGSAVANEALSLSLLAAAGMTTQRYAYSSFTVNDRPTTARLVVEHPDEQYAAGVGTSGVLYKSLASGSFSYQGEDLIEYQDDFKQINLTGSQDLQPVINLIRWASEASDEEFDAELADHVDVESFARYVAAQNLLLNFDDMAGPGRNYYLYYDLTTRKFTVVSWDHNLTLRGDATLGPHDTVSMGGGRFGGGQAQEGGDPGAGFAPPEGFELPEGFEPPEGFEPPDGFQRGDAGAGGPGQQGGTAQQGGGPGRSMGHPLKERFLASDAFTEVYEAAYRDHYQRMFASGAATAALDGLAAVLATVDGADADAVTAELDQLRTVVTQRTESLRDQV; via the coding sequence ATGGCCCGCCGACGGCTCCGACATCGGATACCGGTCCGCGTTCGGCACAACTACCGGCTGCTCGCCAGCTGCGCGACGTTCCTGCTGGTGATCACGGTCGTGCTGGGCAGCACCCGGGTTCGGCCGTACGTCACCAGCGCGGCCGACGCCGCGACGGATGTGGTGACGGTCGACATCGCCGGCACCGTCGACCTGTTCGACTCGACGGTGGCCCACGAGATCACGCTGGTCTTCGCCGACGCGGACTACCAGCGGATGCTCGACGCCTACTTCGACGACGGCGAGAAGGAGTATCTGGAGGCCGACCTCGTCGTCGACGGGACCACGATTCCGAGCGTGGGCATCCGGCTCAAGGGCAACTCCACGCTGGGCGGGCTGACCCGCGACGGTGAAACCGCCCAACGCGGTGGCGGCCAGTTCGGCGGCGGCCAGGGCCAGCCAGCAGGCGGCGGCCAGCCCGACGGCGCGGCGCAGGGCGGCGGCAGGCAGTTCGGCGGCGGCCAGGGCACGGGCATGGCCAGTCTCGCGGCCGAGGAGCCGGAGGGCCTGCCCTGGTTGATCAGCTTCGACGAGTTCGTCGACGGCCGGCGCTACCAGGGGCTGCAGGAGATCGCGGTCCGCGTCGGCGGCATGGGCGGCGGCAGCGCGGTGGCCAACGAGGCGCTGTCGCTGTCGCTGCTGGCCGCCGCCGGCATGACCACCCAGCGGTACGCGTACAGCTCGTTCACCGTCAACGACCGGCCGACCACCGCCCGGCTCGTCGTCGAACACCCCGACGAGCAGTACGCCGCCGGGGTCGGAACCAGCGGCGTGCTCTACAAGTCCCTGGCTTCCGGATCGTTCAGCTACCAGGGCGAGGATCTGATCGAGTACCAGGACGACTTCAAGCAGATCAACCTGACCGGCAGTCAGGACCTGCAGCCGGTGATCAACCTGATCCGCTGGGCGAGCGAGGCCTCCGACGAGGAGTTCGACGCCGAACTGGCCGACCACGTCGACGTCGAGTCCTTCGCCCGCTACGTCGCCGCGCAGAACCTGTTGCTCAACTTCGACGACATGGCCGGCCCGGGCCGCAACTACTACCTGTACTACGACCTGACCACCCGGAAGTTCACGGTGGTCAGCTGGGACCACAACCTGACGTTGCGCGGCGACGCGACGCTCGGCCCACACGACACGGTCAGCATGGGCGGCGGCCGGTTCGGCGGTGGGCAGGCGCAGGAGGGCGGCGACCCCGGTGCCGGGTTCGCACCGCCCGAGGGCTTCGAGCTACCGGAGGGCTTCGAACCGCCGGAGGGGTTCGAACCGCCGGACGGGTTCCAGCGGGGCGACGCCGGCGCGGGTGGCCCGGGGCAGCAGGGCGGTACGGCACAGCAGGGCGGCGGTCCCGGTCGGTCGATGGGGCACCCGCTCAAGGAGCGGTTCCTGGCCAGCGACGCGTTCACCGAGGTGTACGAGGCCGCGTACCGCGATCACTATCAGCGGATGTTCGCCAGCGGCGCGGCGACGGCCGCGCTGGACGGCCTGGCCGCCGTCCTGGCCACGGTCGACGGCGCCGACGCCGACGCGGTCACCGCCGAACTCGACCAGCTGCGGACCGTGGTGACGCAGCGCACCGAAAGCCTGCGCGACCAGGTGTAG
- a CDS encoding glycine--tRNA ligase, translating into MQDALARLAAYWAEQGCLTVQPMNTEVGAGTLNPATFLRVLGPEPWRVAYVEPSVRPDDARYGENPNRIQTHTQFQVILKPEPGDAQELYLGSLAALGIDVAAHDVRFVEDNWASPALGAWGLGWEVWLDGLEITQFTYFQQAGGINLDVPSVEITYGIERIMMALQGVRHFKEIAYAPGVSYGEIFGPGEYEMSRYYLDDADVATNRQLLDLYAAEAQRMIDAGLPVPAHSFVLKCSQAFNVLDARGAVSTAERATEFARMRRLAGEVAQLWVRRRQELGHPLGVVAPAQPGQADTSAGPADTGQADTSGGPADAARQLVFEIGTEEMPPSEVRSARQQVAKLVTDRLAATRLAHGDVRVLATPRRLVAIVDAVAAREPDHTRTVRGPKVVAGFRPDGTPTPAAAGFARSQGVEVSELAQVEIGGVPHLAVLRDEPGRPAAQVLTEVLAGVVTGLRSAKNMRWRDPQLAFTRPVRWLLALWGDVVVPVEVSTVAAGRTTRVHRTAATSTVPVADAESYLTTVRDAGIVVDPDERREIIAAAAGELSGSVGGRVDLAGEAGLLTQVVDLVEQPTPLLGGFEQRYLELPEAVLATVMRKHQRYLPVRGADGALLPHFVAVANGAIDTDLVRAGNEAVLRARYEDAAFFYRADRATPVAELRSRLDRLTFTDKLGSMADRADRIAGLAGELAELVTLSEVERRTLARAAELVKFDLGSQLVTEMTSLAGVMARDYAAHAGESAEVAEAVFEAELPRSTGDQLPQSLPGAVLSLADRLDLVTGLAATVGMPTGSSDPFAIRRAVLGLLAVHRSQPGLAGVSLAAGLALTARRQPVPVDDAVLAEIGEFLTRRLEQLLTEEGQPVDRVRAVLPHADRPQLVDRLLAQLDRLLGDAQFRALAEAVQRARRIVPAEVPAGYDPALLTEPAEVRLHEMVKQVQADLDHTVDLDRFTEIAGRLTDPVNAFFDDVFVMAEDQRLRQARLGLLATVAGLAADVLDWPQLRM; encoded by the coding sequence ATGCAGGACGCGCTGGCCCGCCTCGCGGCGTACTGGGCCGAGCAGGGCTGCCTGACGGTCCAGCCGATGAACACCGAGGTCGGCGCCGGTACGCTCAACCCGGCCACCTTCCTGCGGGTGCTCGGGCCGGAACCGTGGCGGGTCGCGTACGTCGAACCGTCGGTGCGTCCGGACGACGCCCGGTACGGCGAGAATCCCAACCGGATCCAGACCCACACCCAGTTCCAGGTGATCCTCAAGCCGGAGCCCGGCGACGCCCAGGAGCTCTACCTGGGCAGCCTGGCCGCGCTCGGCATCGACGTCGCCGCGCACGACGTCCGGTTCGTCGAGGACAACTGGGCATCGCCGGCGCTGGGTGCCTGGGGGCTGGGCTGGGAGGTCTGGCTGGACGGGCTGGAGATCACCCAGTTCACGTACTTTCAGCAGGCCGGTGGGATCAACCTGGACGTGCCGTCGGTGGAGATCACCTACGGCATCGAGCGGATCATGATGGCGCTGCAGGGGGTGCGGCACTTCAAGGAGATCGCCTACGCGCCCGGCGTCTCGTACGGCGAGATCTTCGGACCGGGCGAGTACGAGATGAGCCGCTACTACCTCGACGACGCCGACGTCGCCACCAACCGGCAGCTGCTCGACCTGTACGCCGCCGAGGCGCAGCGGATGATCGACGCCGGGCTGCCGGTGCCGGCGCACAGCTTCGTGCTCAAGTGCTCGCAGGCGTTCAACGTGCTCGACGCCCGGGGCGCGGTCTCCACCGCCGAGCGGGCCACCGAGTTCGCCCGGATGCGCCGGCTCGCCGGCGAGGTGGCGCAGTTGTGGGTGCGTCGACGCCAGGAGCTGGGGCACCCGCTCGGTGTGGTGGCCCCGGCCCAGCCCGGCCAGGCGGACACCTCGGCGGGGCCGGCGGACACCGGACAGGCGGACACGTCGGGCGGACCGGCCGACGCGGCCCGGCAGCTGGTGTTCGAGATCGGCACCGAGGAGATGCCGCCGTCGGAGGTGCGTTCGGCCCGCCAGCAGGTCGCCAAGCTGGTCACCGACCGGCTGGCCGCCACCCGGCTGGCGCACGGCGACGTGCGGGTGCTGGCCACCCCGCGCCGGCTGGTCGCGATCGTCGACGCGGTCGCCGCCCGCGAGCCGGACCACACCCGCACGGTACGCGGCCCGAAGGTCGTCGCCGGGTTCCGCCCGGACGGCACGCCCACCCCTGCGGCGGCGGGCTTCGCCCGGTCCCAGGGGGTCGAGGTGAGCGAGCTGGCGCAGGTGGAGATCGGCGGCGTACCGCATCTGGCGGTGTTGCGCGACGAGCCCGGCCGCCCGGCCGCGCAGGTCCTCACCGAGGTGCTCGCCGGGGTGGTCACCGGCCTGCGGTCGGCGAAGAACATGCGCTGGCGGGATCCGCAGTTGGCCTTCACCCGGCCGGTCCGGTGGCTGCTGGCGCTCTGGGGTGACGTGGTGGTGCCGGTGGAGGTGTCCACGGTGGCCGCCGGTCGGACCACCCGGGTGCACCGTACCGCCGCCACGTCGACGGTCCCGGTGGCCGACGCGGAGAGTTACCTGACGACGGTGCGCGACGCCGGCATCGTGGTGGACCCGGACGAACGCCGGGAGATCATCGCCGCCGCCGCCGGGGAGCTGTCCGGCAGCGTCGGCGGCCGGGTCGACCTGGCCGGCGAGGCCGGGCTGCTGACCCAGGTGGTGGATCTGGTCGAGCAGCCGACGCCGCTGCTGGGCGGCTTCGAGCAGCGGTACCTGGAGCTACCGGAGGCGGTGCTGGCGACGGTGATGCGCAAGCACCAGCGGTACCTGCCGGTGCGCGGCGCCGACGGAGCGCTGCTGCCGCACTTCGTGGCGGTCGCCAACGGCGCCATCGACACCGACCTGGTGCGGGCCGGCAACGAGGCGGTGCTGCGGGCCCGCTACGAGGACGCGGCGTTCTTCTACCGGGCCGACCGGGCGACCCCGGTGGCCGAGCTGCGGTCGCGGCTGGACCGGTTGACCTTCACCGACAAGCTGGGGTCGATGGCCGACCGGGCCGACCGGATCGCCGGGCTCGCCGGGGAGTTGGCCGAGCTGGTCACGCTCTCCGAGGTGGAGCGGCGGACGCTGGCCCGGGCCGCCGAGCTGGTCAAGTTCGATCTCGGTTCGCAGCTGGTCACCGAGATGACCAGCCTGGCCGGGGTGATGGCCCGCGACTACGCGGCGCACGCCGGCGAGTCGGCGGAGGTCGCCGAGGCGGTCTTCGAGGCGGAGTTGCCGCGCAGCACCGGGGACCAGTTGCCGCAGTCGCTGCCCGGCGCGGTGCTGTCGCTGGCCGACCGGTTGGACCTGGTGACCGGGTTGGCCGCCACGGTCGGCATGCCGACGGGCAGCAGTGACCCGTTCGCCATCCGGCGGGCGGTGCTGGGGTTGCTGGCGGTGCACCGCAGCCAGCCGGGGCTGGCCGGGGTCTCGCTGGCCGCCGGGCTGGCGCTGACGGCCCGGCGTCAGCCGGTGCCGGTCGACGACGCGGTGCTGGCCGAGATCGGCGAGTTCCTGACCCGCCGGCTGGAGCAGCTGCTCACCGAGGAGGGTCAGCCGGTGGACCGGGTCCGGGCGGTGCTGCCGCACGCCGACCGGCCGCAGCTGGTGGACCGGCTGCTGGCCCAGTTGGACCGGCTGCTCGGCGACGCGCAGTTCCGGGCGTTGGCCGAGGCGGTGCAGCGGGCCCGGCGGATCGTGCCGGCCGAGGTGCCGGCCGGCTACGACCCGGCGCTGCTCACCGAGCCGGCCGAGGTACGGCTGCACGAGATGGTCAAGCAGGTGCAGGCCGATCTGGACCACACTGTGGATCTGGACCGGTTCACCGAGATCGCCGGCCGGTTGACCGACCCGGTCAACGCCTTCTTCGACGACGTGTTCGTGATGGCCGAGGACCAGCGGCTGCGCCAGGCCCGGTTGGGCCTGCTCGCGACGGTCGCGGGGCTGGCCGCCGACGTCCTGGACTGGCCGCAGCTTCGGATGTGA
- a CDS encoding serine hydrolase: MERIRRGYARQRRRAGGQWCALVSRVTGDGGWEPVFADDADRVVPGYSVQKLAVAVAVLDKVDRGLLRLDDRLDLAAPDILGGSGIYHLHGVWGDTVTVANVLTAMLLVSDNTAVRLCGRVAAAREINEILAAKGLTHTRVEPVADPHRFLLGVTTPRETHDLLVGLAGRTLLSAGSCRFLLRVLRGAAGYHDGVRRTMSSAERARVATKHGADVDADVNAAARHEVGIIADADGAPALVYAFFADGLDDPDNYGATHPAVEAHAVLGRLLLDAVPTGRVGASG, encoded by the coding sequence GTGGAGCGGATCCGGCGTGGCTACGCGCGGCAGCGTCGCCGCGCCGGCGGCCAGTGGTGCGCGCTGGTCAGCCGGGTGACCGGCGACGGCGGCTGGGAGCCGGTGTTCGCCGACGACGCCGACCGGGTGGTGCCCGGCTACAGCGTGCAGAAGCTGGCGGTGGCGGTGGCCGTGCTCGACAAGGTCGACCGGGGCCTGCTGCGCCTGGACGACCGGCTCGACCTGGCCGCCCCGGACATCCTCGGCGGCAGCGGGATCTACCATCTGCACGGAGTCTGGGGCGACACCGTCACCGTCGCCAACGTGCTGACCGCGATGCTGCTGGTGTCGGACAACACGGCGGTACGGCTGTGCGGCCGGGTGGCGGCGGCCCGGGAGATCAACGAGATCCTGGCGGCGAAGGGTCTCACCCATACCCGGGTCGAACCGGTCGCCGACCCGCACCGGTTCCTCCTCGGCGTCACCACCCCCCGGGAGACCCACGACCTGCTCGTCGGCCTGGCCGGGCGGACCCTGCTGAGCGCCGGGTCCTGCCGGTTCCTGCTGCGGGTGCTGCGCGGGGCCGCCGGCTACCACGACGGCGTACGGCGGACCATGTCGTCGGCCGAGCGTGCCCGGGTGGCGACCAAGCACGGTGCCGACGTGGACGCCGACGTCAACGCGGCCGCCCGGCACGAGGTCGGGATCATCGCCGACGCGGACGGCGCGCCGGCCCTGGTGTACGCGTTCTTCGCCGACGGCCTCGACGACCCGGACAACTACGGTGCCACTCACCCGGCGGTCGAGGCGCACGCCGTTCTCGGCCGGTTGCTGCTCGACGCGGTGCCGACGGGCCGGGTGGGCGCCAGCGGTTGA